From one Larimichthys crocea isolate SSNF chromosome XVIII, L_crocea_2.0, whole genome shotgun sequence genomic stretch:
- the frmpd4 gene encoding FERM and PDZ domain-containing protein 4 isoform X3 has protein sequence MRRDPVLGFGFVAGSEKPVVVRSVTPGGPSEGKLIPGDEIMMINDEPVSSAPRERVIDLVRSCKESILLTVVQPYPSPKSAFISAAKKAKLKTNPVKVRFAEEVIINGQVPETVKDNSLLFMPNVLKVYLENGQTKSFRFDSNTSIKDVILTLQEKLSIKSIEHFSLMLEQRAEGSASKLMLLHEQEMLTQVTQRPGSHKMKCFFRITFVPKDPVDLLRRDAVAFEYLYVQSCNDVVLERFGSELKYDTALHLAALQMYILTINTKQSQKVSLKYIEKEWGLALFLPPAVLSSMKEKNIKKALTHILKTNQNLVPPGKKLTALQAKVHYLKYLSDLRLYGGRVFKSTLVQGEKHTEVTLLVGPKYGISHVINTKTNLVALLADFSHVNRIEMYTEDENRVRVELHVLDVKPITLLMESVDAMNLACLTAGYYRLLVDSRRSIFNVAKNTDSRETSHMGRVKQNYQAIECTYSTPHKGCEERNNQKCSQDYSDQECEYLDHRRCEGQPVYITEIHQPQHTMHMAERVECCRIPCSQTYLNVTRPKPQESSRSAKVSFIFGDPPLDSVNPQNLGYQRLMDEGPDNHSPMYRRLEDDYKMMDAIEDGDGYQYSTKIFGPTECIEEPLLHDICYAETTDDAEDDDDISCEEDLVMSDIDKPMLLSLSGSSDDIIDLTSLPPPPEGNDEEDNDVLLHSLNLAIAAPPPGFRDSSDEEEQQGAGTRAQGACNDIPVSLIDSVPTHRAEEHGEPLNDAVVSTLQALEALAASEEQSPAQSESSTGVEISRAFSPESSDSGNETNSSEMTESSELATAQRHSENHLRMHVAMTEGYHAASEEKAEVAAPRDGGAAAMQYNPQEHQEEESKSSAVASSQIFHSDGGEMEPETMEIKSVSEYFTKMHIGSVMSRQRGKQREAESRGQGETCESSDRSHVTSQDPPKDEAPHLVGKYNAFTVRDSYYMNQLDLGRTHFKDRHQKWQQRAPGHKMVENLSPECVNDSQASHADRLTVKGEKQDSDERSQHLNAHLRSPSKGPVSAEGDASSQDNELQQMKIPPSEQDGARLYEYHVSKRMSSIQSEGVHSLQSSQCSSIDAGCSTGSSSCVTPMDSPLCAADNMHVLSESSLKGLSYVTAEERAYGPLSQAKVGHPMDPTLLRKIHAATSAEPGFAITRDGSHRMPKIKETTACTQLKKVGEESSLALCIETSTTTTTTSPSSLRSSTEPSGLTQASPEPDPHALAFPSSGSSCNLTSGSLGKPRRVRMLRRSWSTIMPGSKSLEALLDKTKATLTGKSRGLNFQSQDPPKVQRMFSAKTLPKSLSQGSVNSSGRRQLRGAPLLLPESPAPRLDAGMWRCRGPLSHCFLRRKTTADGDNKDRQMPTHAVFSVSSVPFSRDKNTVSKADREADQSNTALALEDMSLKARLARVNSMKGKTYSLCTGFALARKDALDMVSVLRSSVGIAGGRQEVNGDDMDSFSQLLFMQAKVLRSDCSQMAAEYSSPEELLLTLTHSFHTLCCLTQACMSLVEGLSTEGERREVVAKVDEVVMNYVCLLKAAESASGGSPSDQSVNALTHHSATMSAILNTLIHSLTTLLNK, from the exons ATGAGACGAGACCCAGTGCTTGGCTTTGGATTTGTGGCAGGCAGTGAGAAACCTGTGGTGGTGCGCTCAGTTACACCAG GGGGTCCATCAGAAGGCAAGCTGATCCCAGGGGACGAGATCATGATGATTAATGATGAGCCTGTCAGTTCAGCACCCAGGGAGAGGGTTATCGACCTTGTCAG GAGCTGCAAGGAGTCCATATTGTTGACCGTCGTTCAGCCCTACCCA TCGCCCAAATCGGCATTCATCAGCGCAGCCAAAAAGGCCAAGTTAAAGACTAATCCTGTTAAAGTCCGCTTCGCCGAAGAGGTCATCATCAATGGCCAGGTCCCC GAAACGGTGAAGGACAACTCCCTTCTCTTCATGCCAAATGTTCTGAAGGTGTACCTGGAGAACGGGCAGACTAAATCATTTCGATTTGACAGCAACACGTCGATTAAG GATGTCATCTTGACCCTTCAAGAGAAGCTATCCATTAAGAGCATCGAGCACTTCTCCCTGATGCTGGAGCAAAGAGCCGAGGGGTCTGCCAGCAAACTCATGCTCCTGCATGAGCAGGAGATGCTAACTCAG GTGACACAGAGGCCAGGGTCGCACAAGATGAAATGCTTTTTTCGCATCACTTTTGTCCCAAAGGATCCCGTGGACCTGCTTAGGAGAGACGCGGTAGCATTTGAGTACCTATATGTTCAG AGCTGTAATGATGTGGTACTGGAGAGATTTGGGTCAGAGCTGAAATACGACACGGCCCTCCATCTGGCTGCCCTGCAAATGTATATTCTAACCATCAATACCAAGCAGTCCCAGAAAGTTTCCCTCAAGTATATCGA GAAGGAGTGGGGTCTGGCGTTGTTCCTGCCTCCTGCCGTGCTGTCCAGCATGAAAGAGAAGAACATCAAAAAAGCACTCACTCACATCCTCAAAACCAACCAGAACCTGGTGCCGCCTGGTAAAAAG CTGACCGCCTTGCAGGCAAAGGTCCACTATCTGAAGTATCTGAGTGACCTGAGGCTGTACGGAGGACGGGTGTTTAAATCCACCCTAGTT CAAGGcgagaaacacacagaagtgACGTTGCTGGTCGGGCCCAAATACGGTATAAGCCATGTgattaacaccaaaacaaacctgGTGGCACTTCTCGCCGATTTCAGTCACGTCAACCGCATTGAGATGTATACGGAAGATGAGAACAGAGTCAGAGTGGAACTGCATGTTCTGGACGTAAAG CCCATCACTCTCTTAATGGAGTCTGTTGATGCAATGAATCTGGCCTGTTTGACTGCTGGCTACTACAGATTACTGGTGGACTCTCGGCGCTCCATCTTCAATGTGgccaaaaacacagacagcagagaaacaa GCCACATGGGGAGAGTAAAGCAGAACTACCAGGCCATCGAGTGTACATACAGCACACCCCATAAAGGATGTGAAGAGAGAAACAACCAGAAGTGCAGCCAAGACTATTCTGACCAGGAGTGTGAATACCTCGATCACAGGAGATGTGAGGGCCAACCTGTCTACATAACTGAGATCCACCAACCCCAGCACACGATGCACATGGCGGAGAGAGTGGAGTGCTGCAGAATCCCTTGCTCCCAAACTTACCTCAACGTCACGAGGCCCAAACCCCAAGAGTCCTCCAGGAGTGCAAAGGTCTCCTTCATATTTGGAGATCCTCCCTTAGACAGTGTGAACCCCCAGAATCTGGGCTACCAGAGACTGATGGATGAGGGCCCAGACAATCACAGCCCCATGTACAGGCGTCTCGAGGACGACTATAAGATGATGGATGCCATAGAAGACGGGGACGGGTATCAGTACTCCACCAAAATCTTTGGTCCTACCGAATGCATCGAGGAGCCGCTGCTGCACGACATCTGCTACGCGGAGACGACAGACGACGCGGAGGACGACGATGACATCAGCTGCGAGGAGGACTTGGTGATGAGCGACATCGACAAGCCGATGTTGCTCTCGCTCTCGGGGTCCAGCGATGACATCATCGACTtgacctccctccctcccccgcCGGAGGGTAACGACGAGGAGGACAATGACGTACTGCTGCACTCTCTTAACCTGGCTAtcgctgctcctcctccaggctTCAGGGACAGCTCGGACGAGGAAGAGCAGCAGGGGGCCGGGACTCGAGCCCAGGGGGCCTGCAATGATATCCCAGTGTCTCTCATAGATTCAGTGCCCacccacagagcagaggagCACGGGGAGCCTCTAAACGACGCGGTGGTGTCCACCTTACAGGCACTCGAGGCCCTCGCTGCATCCGAGGAACAGAGTCCAGCACAGTCCGAGAGTAGCACAG GTGTAGAAATATCACGAGCATTTAGTCCCGAGTCCTCAGATTCCGGCAACGAGACAAATTCCTCTGAGATGACAGAGAGCTCCGAGCTGGCCACCGCTCAGAGACACTCAGAGAACCACCTGAGGATGCACGTAGCCATGACAGAAGGGTACCACGCCGCGAGCGAGGAAAAGGCGGAGGTGGCTGCACCTAGAGATGGCGGAGCGGCAGCTATGCAGTACAACCCCCAGGAGCATCAGGAAGAGGAGTCCAAATCATCCGCCGTCGCCTCCTCCCAGATCTTTCACTCAGATGGCGGTGAGATGGAGCCAGAGACGATGGAAATCAAATCAGTGAGTGAATACTTCACCAAGATGCACATAGGCTCGGTAATGAGCAGGCAGAGGggaaaacagagggaggcagagagcagAGGCCAAGGAGAAACCTGTGAGTCCTCTGATAGATCTCACGTGACGTCTCAAGACCCACCTAAAGACGAAGCCCCTCACCTTGTTGGGAAGTACAACGCTTTCACTGTGAGAGATTCCTATTACATGAATCAACTCGATCTGGGCCGAACGCACTTTAAAGACAGGCATCAAAAATGGCAGCAGAGAGCGCCCGGGCACAAAATGGTGGAAAATCTCTCTCCAGAATGTGTGAATGACTCACAGGCTTCCCACGCAGATAGGTTGACAGTGAAGGGAGAGAAACAGGACTCGGATGAAAGAAGCCAACACTTGAATGCCCATCTGCGCTCTCCGTCCAAAGGACCAGTGTCTGCAGAGGGAGACGCTTCTTCACAAGATAACGAGCTGCAGCAAATGAAGATCCCACCGTCCGAGCAAGACGGCGCGCGGTTATACGAATACCACGTGAGCAAGCGCATGTCATCGATACAGAGCGAAGGCGTGCATTCTCTCCAGAGCTCGCAATGTTCCTCTATAGACGCCGGTTGCagcacaggcagcagcagctgtgtcaCTCCCATGGATTCTCCCCTTTGTGCCGCAGACAATATGCATGTACTTTCAGAGTCCTCGCTCAAGGGGCTGAGTTATGTAACCGCTGAGGAGAGAGCTTACGGGCCCCTGAGTCAAGCGAAAGTTGGCCATCCCATGGACCCCACCCTGCTGAGGAAGATCCATGCAGCCACCAGCGCTGAGCCCGGGTTTGCGATCACACGGGACGGCAGTCACAGAATgcccaaaataaaagaaaccacAG CTTGCACACAGCTGAAGAAGGTTGGGGAAGAGTCATCTTTAGCTCTCTGTATTGAGACCAGtaccaccacaacaaccacgtcaccatcatcattaagAAGTAGCACAGAGCCCAGCGGGCTAACACAGGCCAGCCCCGAACCCGACCCACATGCCCTGGCTTTCCCTTCAAGCGGATCTTCATGCAACCTTACATCAGGCAGCCTCGGGAAGCCACGCAGGGTCCGGATgctcaggaggagctggagcacCATAATGCCAGGTTCCAAGAGCTTAGAAGCACTGTTAGATAAGACCAAAGCCACACTTACAGGGAAGAGTCGTGGTCTGAATTTCCAGTCTCAAGATCCCCCAAAAGTACAGAGGATGTTCTCTGCCAAAACATTGCCCAAAAGCTTGTCCCAGGGTTCAGTCAATTCATCTGGTAGGAGGCAGCTAAGGGGAGCTCCCCTCTTGCTGCCAGAGTCACCAGCACCAAGGCTGGACGCCGGTATGTGGAGATGCCGTGGGCCACTCAGTCACTGCTTCCTGCGGAGAAAGACAACCGCTGACGGTgacaataaagacagacagatgcccACACATGCCGTGTTCTCTGTCAGCTCGGTTCCTTTCAGTcgtgacaaaaacacagtctCGAAAGCTGACCGTGAGGCTGATCAGAGTAACACGGCCTTAGCTTTGGAGGACATGAGCCTCAAAGCAAGGCTAGCTCGTGTAAATTCCATGAAGGGAAAAACCTACAGCCTTTGCACAGGATTCGCACTTGCACGGAAAGATGCCTTAGATATGGTCAGCGTGTTGCGCTCAAGCGTCGGCATTGCAGGTGGGAGGCAGGAGGTCAACGGGGATGACATGGATTCGTTCTCCCAGCTGCTTTTCATGCAGGCCAAAGTGCTGAGAAGCGACTGCAGTCAGATGGCCGCGGAGTACAGCAGTCCAGAGGAGTTACTGCTCACTCTGACGCACAGCTTCCACACGCTCTGCTGCCTAACGCAAGCATGCATGTCACTTGTGGAAGGCCTGAGCACCGAGGGCGAGCGGCGCGAGGTGGTAGCCAAGGTGGACGAGGTCGTCATGAACTACGTGTGTCTGCTGAAAGCTGCCGAGTCGGCCTCAGGAGGATCCCCCAGTGACCAAAGTGTGAACGCATTGACACATCACTCTGCCACCATGTCTGCTATTCTAAACACACTAATTCACTCGCTGACAACACTGCTCAACAAATAA